DNA from Chloroflexota bacterium:
ACACCCACTGTGACCAGGAGCAAGAGGCGATCCAGATCCCGAACGGCCCTGGGCCGCAGACGCCAGGCCGTCCACCCCAGCCCCACGAGCGCCCCCAGCCACAGGAAGAGGCTATATCCCTGAATCGTCCAGCCGCCGATCCGCCAATACAACGGGCCACACCCCCTCATGGACAGAGAAAGGCGGGGCGCATGCACGCCCCGCCCGCGAGATCCTCGGGGAACGCCGTTACTCCTGCAATCCCTCCACGATGTGACGATACTTCTCCACAAGATCCTGAGCCTGCTGTTCGGAGGACGCCTCGGCGGTGATATGGAAGAGGGGCTGATCCGGATCTGGCCGCACGAGCACCCACTCCCGCTCGCTGAGGAAGATCTTGATGCCGTCCAGCCGCTCCGCCGTGACGTTCTTGTACTGCTCGTTGAGCAGGCGCATCACCGTGCCCTTCGCCTCCCACGGGCAGCTCACCCGGCCTTTGGCGATGTGGAAAGGCGGCAGCTCGTCCACCAGTTCCGACAGGCGAACTCGCTGTATGGCCAACATCTCCAACAGCTTCACCATCGCCATCAGCCCGTCGATGGCCGGCTGGAACCGCGGGAACGTGAAATTCCCAGAGCCATCCGCGGCCATCGCCACATCGCCGTTCGCGCACGCCGACATGAGGGCCTGTACGTCCACCTTGGTGCGGCACACGCGCCCCCCGTGAATCGCCGCGATCTGGTCGAAGACGCTGGAGAGATCCACGGGCACGGCGATGGTGGCACCCGGCTCCATCCGCAACGTCAGCTCCGCCACCGCCACCGCGACGACCTGGGGCTCCAGGACCCGTCCGCTGTCGTCGGCCACGAAGATCTTCTCCCCGCCGACGTCCAGGCGAACCCCCAGATCGGTCCCCAACGCCCCGGTGATGGTGGCCAGCTGGCGCAACTGCTCATCGAACTCCTCAGGCAGGAGCGCCATCCGGTTCGGATCCACCCGGGCGTTCAAGGGGATCACATCAACGGCGAGCCGGTCCAGAATCTCCGGCAGCACCTCGGAGTTGGGCGCGTGGGCATAGTCGACGACGACCCGAAGCCCCGCTGATCGGATCGCGTCGCTGTCGATCGCCGCCATAAACCCTTCAATGTAGCGCTCGACCGCGTCCGGCGCGTAGGCGATCAGCCCGATATCATCCATGTAGGCGCGGCGGAAGTCCTCCCGGAAGAAGACCCGCTCGATGTTGCGTTCCGCGTCCTTGCTCAGGTTGAGGCCATCGGCGGCAAAGAAGCGGATGTCCACCACGCGCTGATCGAACGGCGAGAGGCGGACGTGCACCCCGCCGGCCGCCTCGGACACGCGCGTGTAGTATCGGGCTACCGGGATGGGCAGGTTGCGCAGGTCCCAGACGTTGGCGCCGCCCGACGGCAGGCCGGAGATGATCGCCCGCTTCAGCATGCGCGGGCTCCGGTGCGGATCCCGATTGATGGTCACGTACGCGCCCTTGGGCAACGTCGCCGCGAACGCGGCCCCCAGTTTGGCCGCGAACTCCGGGGTCAGGTCCACGTTGACCACGCCGGTCACGCCGAAACGCCCGAAGAGCTGACGCCGACCTCGCGATCCCCAGATGATGCTGGACCGCACGGTCGCGCCCGGGTCGATCTCCTTGCTCGGCCAGAGCTTGACGTTGGGATGAATGACGGCGCCCTCGCCGATGATGTTGTTATCCCCGATGACCGCCCCTTCAAACACGACCGTTTTGGCCTTCAGGCTGCACTGGCGGCCGATGATCGCCCCCCGCAGCTCGGCGGCCTCGCCGATGTAGCAATTACGCCAGATGATCACCCGATCCAGATAGGCCCGATTATCCACCACGGTGTGGTCGCGAACCACGGCGGGGCCATGGATCACCACGCCCCCCTTGATCTTCACCTCATGCCCCAGATAGATCGGCCCATACAGGTGCGCGTCGGGGGCGATCTCCACGTTGTCCCCCACCCAGATATCGCCGCCGATGTGCTTGCCCAGCGGCTCCAGGTTCACCTTCCCAGACAAGAGATCGAAGGTGGCCCGCATGTACTCCTGCACGTTGCCGATATCACACCAATAGCCGGAGGCCACATAGCCATACAAGGGAGCGCCGCTCTCCAGAAGCTGCGGGAAGATGTCCTTGCTCCAGTCCACGGACTTGCCGGGCTCGATCATGTCCAGCACCTCCGGCTGGATCACATAGATGCCCGTGTTCACCGTGTCGGAGATCACCTCTCCCCAGCTGGGTTTCTCCTGAAACTGCGTGATCCGGCCGTCCGCGTCCGTGATGATCACGCCGTACTCCAGGGGATTTGGCACCCGGTACAGCGTCAACGTGGCGATCGCCCCGCGATCCTGATGAAAGGAGATGATCTCCTCCAGGTTGAAATCGGTCAGAGCGTCCCCGCTGATGATGAGGAACGGCTCATCGCGAGAGAGGAACACCTCGGCGTTCTTCACACTCCCCGCGGTGCCCAGAGGCATCTCCTCAACGGCGTACTCGATCTCCATCCCCAGGCTGTGACCGTTGCCGAAAAAATCCTGGATCATGTCGGCGAGGTACTGGACGGTCACCACCACCTCTGTGATGCCATGGCGCTTTAACAAATCGAGGATATGCGCCATCACCGGCTTATTGGCCACGGTCACCATCGGCTTAGGGCGACCAATGGTCAACGGACGCAGCCGGGACCCTTCGCCGCCGGCCATCACGACTGCCTTCATCGCCCACCTCCTGAGCTCATCGCGCACCTCGTGGCATAGGAATCTTCCACCCGAACACCTCTCCACAGCGAGAGGCTAATCCCCCTCTTTAAAAATGTGCCTGAAAACCCACCGACAGGTATCTGAGGATCTCCTCCTGTTCTGACTCTATCATATCACAAAAGCACATCACGAAACAAGGGGTTCCGCCATCGCAAGGCGGCGAGAGGCGGGCTATTCAGTCTCCCCTGCCTGGCAACAGCGCTCCCCTGTCACAGCGCGACACACCTCCGCCACATCTCGGGAGATCGCCCACCCCACCTGTTCGAGGAGCGCTGCCACATCCCCTAACGGAAACCCCATGATGCTCGCGTAACATCCCTCCCACCGGGCGACCGGACGGAATCCCGGGTGTTGGATCGCGTAAGCCCCCGCCTTATCCAGCGGATCCCCGCTCGCCACGTAGGCGGCGATCTCCTCATCGGTATATCCCCTCATCCAGACGCGGCTCCGGTTCAGTCGTTGCACCGCGCGATCCCTCCCCCGGCACACGGTGACGGCGGTGAGCACCTCATGCGCGCGGTCCCGCAGACGACGCAACATGTCCACCGCCCCCTCCGGCGTCTCCGGCTTCCCCAACACGACGCCATCGAGCACCACGATCGTATCCGCCCCGATGACCGTGGCCGTGGGGAACTCGCGAGCCACGGCGAGGGCCTTCTCCCGGCTGAGGCGACAGACCAACTCCTCAGGCGTCTCTCCAGCCCTCCCGGATTCATCGATATCGGTGGACACGCACTGGAACGTCAACCCCAGCGCCGCCAACAGCTCCCGGCGCCGAGGCGAGGCCGACGCCAGGATGAGCCCTCCCTGCTCACCTGATGAACGATCGTCGGGCATGACCCGCCCGCTCCCCCGCATTTTCGCCTTCGATCCCGCCACTTTTTCTCCCCTCCTGCATCGATCACGAAAGATAGGTCCTTTATCCTACCCTTTCCCCGCCGTTCCGCACGCCCAACGCCCCTCGCATATAGTACAATGTTAATCAGGATCATCATCTTTCACCGCTTCATCGCGGAGAGCGACGGCGCTTCCCGCCTTCATCTGGGATTTCGATGTTTATGGATGCGCACAGGCCCTATAACGGAGTACTTTGCTCTCCCCCGCGCCGCCGTGGAACCGCACGGCATCGGAAGGGCTGATTCCGGCATTCGCCGGAGGAACGAAGGAATGAGGTAGCCTTTATGGCACACACGATCCTCGTGGTGGATGACGAGCCAGATGTACAGAAGCTTCTGGCTTTGATTCTGACGAAAGCAGGATTTCAGGTAGCAACGGCCGACAACGGAGAAGAGGCCCTGGCACAGGCGGCCAGCGTGGCACCGGACCTTATCCTCCTCGATATCATGATGCCCGGCATGGACGGCTACGAGGTGCTCAAGCGCCTGCGCTCCGATCCCGTCCTGACCCACATCCCCGTCATCATCCTCTCGGCCAAAGGCAGCGTGCAGGATCGTGTCAAGGGCCTGCGCATGGGAGCCGACGACTACGTACCGAAGCCGGCCGATCCCATGGAGCTGGTCGCACGGGTCGAGGCCGTGCTGACACGGATGCAGAGGGCGGGCAGCGAGCCACGCGGCCGCGTCATCGCCTTCCTGGGCGCCAAAGGCGGCGTCGGCACCACCACCATCGCGATCAACGTAGGAGCGGCCATCGCCCAGTCTCAGCGGGTGGTCCTGGCCGAGCTGCGACGCGGCCTGGGGTCCGCCGCATCGCTCCTGGGCCTGCGCCCTCGCCACACCCTGGGCGATCTCATGGCCACATGCGGGACCCCGAGCGCCACCGATATCCAGAGCGCCCTGACCGCCCACGCCTGCGGGCTACGCCTGCTGGCAGCATCCCAAGACATCCCGGAGGTCACCACGGCTGACGAGGAGTTCCCCACGGCGCTGCTGGAACGGCTGATACA
Protein-coding regions in this window:
- a CDS encoding NTP transferase domain-containing protein, whose protein sequence is MKAVVMAGGEGSRLRPLTIGRPKPMVTVANKPVMAHILDLLKRHGITEVVVTVQYLADMIQDFFGNGHSLGMEIEYAVEEMPLGTAGSVKNAEVFLSRDEPFLIISGDALTDFNLEEIISFHQDRGAIATLTLYRVPNPLEYGVIITDADGRITQFQEKPSWGEVISDTVNTGIYVIQPEVLDMIEPGKSVDWSKDIFPQLLESGAPLYGYVASGYWCDIGNVQEYMRATFDLLSGKVNLEPLGKHIGGDIWVGDNVEIAPDAHLYGPIYLGHEVKIKGGVVIHGPAVVRDHTVVDNRAYLDRVIIWRNCYIGEAAELRGAIIGRQCSLKAKTVVFEGAVIGDNNIIGEGAVIHPNVKLWPSKEIDPGATVRSSIIWGSRGRRQLFGRFGVTGVVNVDLTPEFAAKLGAAFAATLPKGAYVTINRDPHRSPRMLKRAIISGLPSGGANVWDLRNLPIPVARYYTRVSEAAGGVHVRLSPFDQRVVDIRFFAADGLNLSKDAERNIERVFFREDFRRAYMDDIGLIAYAPDAVERYIEGFMAAIDSDAIRSAGLRVVVDYAHAPNSEVLPEILDRLAVDVIPLNARVDPNRMALLPEEFDEQLRQLATITGALGTDLGVRLDVGGEKIFVADDSGRVLEPQVVAVAVAELTLRMEPGATIAVPVDLSSVFDQIAAIHGGRVCRTKVDVQALMSACANGDVAMAADGSGNFTFPRFQPAIDGLMAMVKLLEMLAIQRVRLSELVDELPPFHIAKGRVSCPWEAKGTVMRLLNEQYKNVTAERLDGIKIFLSEREWVLVRPDPDQPLFHITAEASSEQQAQDLVEKYRHIVEGLQE
- the maf gene encoding septum formation protein Maf — its product is MPDDRSSGEQGGLILASASPRRRELLAALGLTFQCVSTDIDESGRAGETPEELVCRLSREKALAVAREFPTATVIGADTIVVLDGVVLGKPETPEGAVDMLRRLRDRAHEVLTAVTVCRGRDRAVQRLNRSRVWMRGYTDEEIAAYVASGDPLDKAGAYAIQHPGFRPVARWEGCYASIMGFPLGDVAALLEQVGWAISRDVAEVCRAVTGERCCQAGETE
- a CDS encoding response regulator, whose translation is MAHTILVVDDEPDVQKLLALILTKAGFQVATADNGEEALAQAASVAPDLILLDIMMPGMDGYEVLKRLRSDPVLTHIPVIILSAKGSVQDRVKGLRMGADDYVPKPADPMELVARVEAVLTRMQRAGSEPRGRVIAFLGAKGGVGTTTIAINVGAAIAQSQRVVLAELRRGLGSAASLLGLRPRHTLGDLMATCGTPSATDIQSALTAHACGLRLLAASQDIPEVTTADEEFPTALLERLIHSAQFVLLDLAPDALFVHPLLPRAETVVLVTDTDPISIRNTRTLIDLAEQHGLAGERCRVVLVNRTPGVGMSITELANILGHPVQAAIPHASDACIASARKGLPLIIHRSDHLASLTLIELAGRLTGIEFQEIGSLHTLPAGPGRAPKEATGLFARVGRPG